One region of Limnospira fusiformis SAG 85.79 genomic DNA includes:
- a CDS encoding RNA-guided endonuclease InsQ/TnpB family protein, whose product MYPSPELNQVWRKWLAACRYCYNQAIALSRSGKRLSKLKLRNKVMQSDLPEWVKETPCHIRQNAIFDAYQALSASPDARFRSCRDSSQGIKFNNTNFSSGSWYPRLTKGLTFMVSEAIPKTCGQGTQLVFTKGRWLAIFPEPVAVTPTEANGVIALDPGVRTFITGFDGSRFLELGSGDIGRITRLCQHLDDLMSRIAKEPCRSRRRRMRQAAQRMRTKIRNLVDEAHKQIAHYLTHNYSIIFLPTFETSNMVAKAKRKIKSKTARAMLTWAHYRFKLTLRHQAEITGTTVVDVTEEYTSKTCTHCGHMHSQLGGSKVFRCPECGFTLPRDWNGAFGIFLKALRDTASVTLTGNSAIVALSGNSRINVA is encoded by the coding sequence ATTTACCCCAGCCCCGAGCTAAATCAAGTCTGGCGTAAATGGCTGGCTGCTTGTCGGTATTGCTACAACCAAGCAATTGCATTATCCCGGAGTGGTAAACGACTAAGCAAGTTAAAGTTACGCAATAAAGTGATGCAGAGCGACTTACCCGAATGGGTCAAAGAAACACCCTGCCACATTCGGCAAAATGCCATCTTTGATGCCTATCAGGCTTTGAGCGCCAGTCCTGATGCCAGGTTTAGAAGTTGTCGTGACAGCTCTCAAGGGATTAAGTTCAATAATACTAATTTCTCTTCAGGGAGTTGGTATCCAAGACTCACGAAAGGATTAACTTTCATGGTTTCCGAAGCTATCCCTAAAACTTGCGGGCAAGGGACTCAGTTGGTGTTTACCAAAGGTCGATGGTTGGCGATTTTCCCTGAACCAGTTGCCGTTACCCCAACTGAAGCGAATGGCGTAATTGCATTAGACCCGGGTGTGCGAACTTTCATAACTGGGTTTGATGGCTCTCGATTTCTGGAATTGGGCTCCGGGGATATTGGACGCATTACTAGGCTATGTCAACATTTGGATGATTTGATGAGCCGAATCGCCAAGGAACCCTGTCGTTCAAGAAGGCGACGGATGAGGCAAGCGGCTCAACGAATGAGAACCAAAATCCGCAATCTAGTTGATGAAGCCCACAAACAAATTGCTCACTACTTGACTCACAACTACAGCATAATTTTTCTGCCGACCTTCGAGACTTCCAACATGGTTGCCAAAGCCAAGCGGAAAATCAAATCCAAGACTGCCCGCGCCATGCTGACATGGGCGCATTATCGATTCAAACTAACCCTGAGACATCAAGCCGAGATAACTGGAACCACAGTTGTAGATGTGACGGAAGAATACACCAGCAAAACCTGTACTCACTGTGGTCACATGCATTCCCAGCTAGGTGGCTCAAAAGTGTTCCGATGTCCGGAGTGCGGGTTCACTCTACCCAGGGACTGGAACGGTGCTTTTGGAATCTTTCTAAAAGCTTTGCGGGATACCGCCTCTGTTACCTTAACGGGTAATAGTGCTATCGTCGCATTGTCAGGCAATAGCCGGATAAATGTCGCGTAA
- the chlG gene encoding chlorophyll synthase ChlG, which yields MSDSPTPETSSEAIPNSGSKTRQLLGMKGAAPGETSIWKIRLQLMKPITWIPLIWGVVCGAASSGGYSWTLEDILKAAACMLLSGPLMAGYTQTLNDFYDRDLDAINEPYRPIPSGAISIPQVVSQILILLAAGIGLAYILDVWAGHEFPMVTVLCIGGAFVSYIYSAPPLKLKKNGWLGNYALGASYIALPWWAGHALFGELNPTIVVLTLFYSLAGLGIAIVNDFKSVEGDRQLGLQSLPVMFGVTTAAWICVLMIDIFQAGVALYLISIKQNLYATILLLLVIPQITFQDMYFIRNPLENDVKYQASAQPFLVLGMLVVGLALGHAV from the coding sequence ATGTCTGATTCCCCAACCCCCGAAACCTCTTCAGAAGCTATCCCTAACTCCGGGTCAAAAACCCGCCAGTTACTAGGGATGAAAGGGGCCGCCCCCGGAGAAACATCCATCTGGAAAATTCGCCTGCAACTGATGAAACCAATCACCTGGATTCCCCTAATTTGGGGTGTAGTCTGTGGTGCGGCTTCCTCTGGAGGCTATAGCTGGACACTAGAAGATATCCTTAAAGCAGCCGCCTGTATGCTGCTGTCGGGTCCTTTAATGGCAGGGTATACCCAAACCCTCAACGACTTCTACGATCGCGACCTAGATGCCATTAACGAGCCATATCGCCCTATTCCCTCCGGTGCAATTTCCATCCCTCAAGTCGTATCCCAGATTCTGATTCTCCTGGCTGCAGGTATCGGTCTTGCCTATATCCTAGATGTCTGGGCAGGTCATGAGTTCCCCATGGTCACAGTTCTCTGTATTGGCGGCGCTTTCGTTTCCTATATCTACTCTGCGCCTCCCCTAAAACTCAAGAAAAACGGCTGGTTAGGTAACTATGCTCTCGGAGCCAGTTATATTGCCCTTCCCTGGTGGGCGGGTCATGCCCTATTCGGAGAACTCAACCCCACTATTGTGGTACTCACCCTATTCTACAGCTTGGCGGGGCTAGGTATTGCCATTGTTAACGACTTTAAGAGTGTCGAAGGCGATCGCCAACTTGGCTTACAATCCCTCCCCGTTATGTTTGGCGTAACCACCGCCGCCTGGATCTGTGTATTAATGATTGACATTTTTCAAGCCGGAGTTGCCCTATACTTGATCAGCATTAAGCAAAACCTTTATGCCACCATCTTGTTATTACTCGTGATTCCACAAATTACCTTCCAGGATATGTATTTTATTCGCAATCCCCTGGAAAATGATGTTAAATATCAGGCAAGCGCTCAACCTTTCCTTGTCCTAGGAATGTTGGTTGTGGGTTTAGCCCTAGGTCATGCAGTTTAG
- a CDS encoding transglycosylase domain-containing protein, producing the protein MTEFSPKITDESRDSQNTMPPTSVLHQDSEAPAPPPPAETPLGVGPRRRPIRRWQWKPRPRLWIGVGIITIVGSAIALGAYQFHRLEQSLPEISDLSAYNRDGTLTIQAADGTIIMQTGPSTREQVSLDQIPEELVQAFIAIEDRRFYEHRGIDYQGIIRALSANVMATGVVQGGSTITQQLARMVFLDHERSLTRKLREAILAQKLEKTLTKEEILERYLNLVYLGSGAYGVADAAWVYFSKPVEQLTLSEMATLAGLPPAPSQYSPLVNLDLATERRNVVLRRMQEMGMISEGRANSLIQSDLVVNPSPHKRLQVKAPYFANFIQKELPLFVSKEALEIGGLVVETSLNLQWQEIAEQVVREAVKIDGRAAGFDQAALVAIDPTTGEVQAMVGGANYGESQFNRVTQAQRQPGSTFKGLVYAAAIAAGFSPYDSYNDEPYRVDGYRPQNYGNRYGGWRSMLNALSNSTNVIAVRVLIDVGFEPVISLGTSMGIKSELKPTYSLALGAYEVNLLELTNAYGTLAAQGQYIPAHGIRRVINQKGETIYQAQFTPKQVLDPDSAAITTWMLTGVVRNGTGGAAYLADRDVAGKTGTSEQARDLWFIGYIPQLVAGVWLGNDNNDRTWGASSTAAFNWREFMKRVVEDLPVEEFPELPDLDSHRGSIKAKPHQPKWVQTGPAAIRPDDDDYHKHINNSSDYGNDGYYY; encoded by the coding sequence GTGACAGAATTTTCCCCAAAAATTACCGACGAATCTAGGGATAGTCAAAATACTATGCCCCCTACCTCCGTTTTGCACCAAGACTCCGAGGCTCCAGCCCCGCCTCCCCCTGCCGAAACCCCCCTGGGGGTAGGACCCCGTCGCCGTCCAATTAGGCGTTGGCAATGGAAACCTCGCCCTAGATTGTGGATAGGCGTTGGTATCATTACTATAGTCGGAAGTGCGATCGCATTAGGAGCTTATCAGTTCCATCGCCTTGAACAAAGTTTACCCGAGATTTCTGACCTATCAGCCTACAACCGAGATGGAACCCTAACCATTCAAGCCGCAGATGGTACCATTATCATGCAAACCGGACCATCTACCAGGGAGCAGGTATCTCTCGACCAGATCCCAGAGGAGTTAGTCCAGGCATTTATTGCCATAGAAGACCGACGCTTCTATGAACATCGTGGCATTGACTACCAAGGTATTATCAGAGCTTTATCCGCTAATGTCATGGCTACAGGTGTAGTCCAGGGAGGTAGCACCATCACTCAACAATTGGCTCGGATGGTGTTTTTAGACCATGAACGCAGCCTGACTCGTAAACTTAGGGAAGCTATCCTCGCTCAAAAACTTGAGAAAACTCTCACCAAAGAAGAAATCCTCGAACGCTATCTTAATTTAGTCTATTTGGGTTCGGGAGCTTATGGGGTAGCTGATGCAGCTTGGGTCTATTTCAGCAAACCCGTAGAACAACTCACCCTCTCGGAAATGGCTACCTTGGCGGGTTTGCCTCCCGCTCCTAGTCAATATTCGCCCCTGGTGAATTTAGACCTAGCTACCGAACGCCGGAATGTTGTACTGCGCCGAATGCAGGAAATGGGCATGATTTCTGAGGGTCGCGCCAATTCACTGATTCAAAGTGACCTAGTTGTAAATCCTAGCCCCCATAAACGTCTACAGGTTAAGGCTCCCTATTTCGCTAATTTTATTCAAAAGGAACTACCATTATTTGTATCAAAAGAAGCCCTAGAAATTGGGGGCTTGGTGGTGGAAACGAGTTTAAATCTGCAATGGCAGGAAATAGCCGAGCAGGTTGTTAGAGAAGCCGTAAAAATAGACGGGCGCGCCGCTGGGTTTGACCAAGCCGCATTAGTGGCGATCGACCCTACTACCGGAGAAGTTCAAGCTATGGTAGGGGGTGCAAATTACGGGGAAAGTCAGTTTAATCGCGTGACCCAAGCTCAACGACAGCCCGGATCGACTTTTAAAGGGTTGGTCTATGCGGCGGCGATCGCAGCAGGTTTCTCCCCCTATGATAGCTACAATGATGAACCCTATCGAGTCGATGGATATCGCCCCCAAAACTATGGAAACCGTTACGGTGGTTGGCGATCGATGCTTAACGCCCTCAGTAATTCCACTAATGTTATTGCCGTTAGAGTCCTAATTGATGTCGGCTTTGAACCCGTTATTTCTCTCGGTACGAGCATGGGTATCAAATCTGAACTCAAACCCACCTATTCCCTCGCCTTGGGAGCCTATGAAGTTAATCTTTTGGAACTAACCAACGCCTACGGAACCCTCGCCGCCCAAGGCCAATATATCCCCGCTCATGGTATCCGCCGAGTCATCAACCAGAAAGGCGAAACTATCTATCAGGCTCAGTTTACACCTAAACAAGTTCTTGACCCCGACAGCGCCGCTATTACTACCTGGATGCTAACTGGTGTGGTACGCAACGGCACAGGTGGGGCCGCTTACCTTGCCGATCGCGATGTCGCAGGTAAAACTGGCACTTCTGAACAAGCTAGGGATCTCTGGTTTATTGGTTATATTCCGCAACTGGTGGCGGGAGTATGGCTAGGAAACGACAACAATGATCGCACTTGGGGCGCTAGTAGTACCGCCGCCTTTAATTGGCGTGAGTTTATGAAACGAGTAGTTGAGGATTTACCCGTTGAGGAGTTTCCGGAACTTCCCGACCTCGACAGCCACCGGGGAAGCATTAAAGCTAAACCCCATCAACCTAAATGGGTACAAACTGGACCGGCCGCCATTCGTCCTGATGATGACGACTACCACAAACATATTAATAACTCCAGCGACTATGGAAATGATGGCTATTACTACTAA
- a CDS encoding iron uptake porin, whose amino-acid sequence MSKLWGYSFWSKVAMILPLTSAIASIIHTNTAIAQLSEDIISSDDLVEVQGQVTSVSQLSDVQPTDWAFQALQSLVERYGCIAGYPDGTYRGNRAMTRYEFAAGLNACLERINELIAASVVDKVTREDLAVLQRLQEEFAAELATLGGRIFALEARTAELEANQFSTTTIFGGEAIFGFAGAVGGDPPGTGDNHQATLHYLLRLGTVSSFSGLDRLRIGFVSGNFENRGLAGTVENPGFGNMALLSYQTDTNDQLFLDYLEYRFPAFNNRVVFTVRPVGFSLSNVLTANSPFFDSGRGAISRFGEGSPLFKIGALDGGAGFDWLVADRVRLQVAYGTRGSSDARLGISHSDHSALGVQLLLKPSANTLAGLTYINAYSANGRLDTLTGSFSADTSGLLDEPMNFNAVGGSFQWRIKSNITLAAFGGVTFGESTTSNAYANTTTYSLSLGWSEPFGRNGDLFAFIFGQPPKLVAGRNLPLGEDRDTSLHFETFYRFRVSDYIWVTPGVFMVTNPEHNANNDTVVIGVLRTTFLF is encoded by the coding sequence ATGAGCAAATTATGGGGCTATAGTTTCTGGTCAAAAGTAGCAATGATTCTTCCCCTTACCAGTGCGATCGCTTCTATTATCCATACCAATACAGCGATCGCCCAACTCTCCGAAGACATCATTAGCAGCGATGACCTAGTAGAAGTTCAGGGACAAGTTACCTCCGTTTCCCAACTCTCAGACGTTCAACCCACAGACTGGGCATTTCAAGCCCTACAATCCCTAGTTGAACGCTATGGCTGCATAGCAGGATATCCCGACGGAACCTATAGAGGCAACCGCGCGATGACCCGCTACGAATTCGCCGCCGGACTCAACGCCTGTTTAGAAAGAATTAACGAACTGATCGCCGCCTCCGTAGTTGATAAAGTCACCCGTGAAGATCTCGCCGTCCTCCAACGTCTCCAGGAGGAATTTGCCGCCGAACTCGCCACCTTGGGAGGTCGTATCTTCGCCCTTGAAGCCAGAACCGCAGAATTAGAAGCTAACCAATTTTCCACTACCACCATATTCGGTGGTGAAGCCATCTTCGGCTTTGCGGGTGCTGTAGGCGGAGACCCTCCCGGCACCGGAGACAACCATCAAGCTACCCTCCACTATCTCCTGCGTCTCGGAACCGTATCTTCCTTTAGTGGTCTGGACCGTCTCCGCATAGGCTTCGTTTCCGGTAACTTTGAAAACAGAGGATTAGCCGGAACCGTCGAAAATCCAGGGTTTGGAAATATGGCTCTGCTGTCATACCAAACTGATACCAATGATCAACTATTCCTCGATTACCTAGAATATAGATTTCCCGCCTTTAATAACCGGGTAGTCTTCACCGTCCGCCCCGTAGGATTTAGTCTCAGCAACGTCCTCACTGCTAACTCACCCTTTTTTGATAGCGGTCGGGGTGCTATTTCCCGCTTTGGCGAGGGTAGCCCCCTATTTAAAATCGGCGCTTTAGATGGAGGCGCTGGGTTCGATTGGTTAGTTGCCGATAGGGTGCGACTACAGGTAGCCTATGGGACTCGCGGCAGCTCCGATGCCAGACTCGGCATTAGTCATTCCGATCATAGTGCTTTAGGAGTACAATTGTTACTCAAGCCCAGTGCTAACACCTTGGCAGGTTTAACCTATATTAATGCCTACTCTGCCAATGGTCGCTTAGACACCCTCACCGGAAGTTTTAGCGCCGATACCTCCGGTTTACTCGATGAACCTATGAACTTTAATGCAGTAGGGGGGTCATTCCAGTGGCGTATCAAGTCTAATATCACCCTCGCAGCCTTTGGGGGCGTGACCTTTGGGGAATCAACCACCAGCAACGCCTATGCCAACACTACTACCTACAGCCTTTCTCTGGGTTGGTCTGAACCCTTCGGCCGTAATGGCGACCTATTTGCCTTTATCTTTGGTCAACCGCCTAAACTGGTAGCCGGCCGTAATTTGCCCTTGGGAGAAGATCGCGATACCTCCTTACACTTCGAGACTTTCTACCGTTTCCGTGTCAGTGATTATATCTGGGTGACACCGGGTGTATTTATGGTGACCAATCCAGAACATAATGCTAATAATGACACAGTTGTAATCGGTGTTTTGCGTACCACATTCTTATTTTAA
- a CDS encoding adenylate/guanylate cyclase domain-containing protein, producing MDELRLRLILENQPERLIPVDRNEFIIGRSPECNLQLPFIEVSRRHTRIYKGTDGGWWVEDLGSKNGTCLNDISLAQPHPLKVNDQLRIDQIRLDILPPDTKKNGGRKIGTLVEGTNLIGRVQDLKQQWIQSNTQFDEDINNYRRSVARLQDLVEIAKCLNSAESIDAIFSQTQSVIFHDIPIIERLALLVDLNGDGQLELVKVASKKSSHSLDIYNDGSWISRSICKRVFRDKIAIKTADAQQDTRFESEPSILVKDIRSCIAVPLWDEDNVVGVLYGDAHFSFEYWTRGGDEDLSFFSALGNLVAASIQRWLLTQKLQQEGTIRQRLERYHTPAVVQHLINVGALDNGRLPSTDAEISILFADIVGFTALSERLPANELATLLNAFFEEMLQEVFALGGTLDKFIGDCIMAFFGAPEPQADHAERAVNASLGMLERLEQLNAKGKLSEPLQLRIAINSGRAVVGDVGSSQRVDYTVLGGTINLAARMEPICPPGKCVISQATYQMLRSPEQFALMGDYTFKGIDHPVTIYQNVEVGKPGSP from the coding sequence ATGGATGAACTGAGGCTGCGACTGATTCTTGAAAACCAACCCGAAAGGCTAATTCCAGTCGATCGCAATGAATTTATTATTGGGCGATCGCCTGAGTGTAACTTGCAACTGCCTTTTATTGAAGTATCGCGCCGTCATACCCGCATTTATAAAGGGACTGATGGTGGTTGGTGGGTGGAAGATTTAGGTAGTAAAAACGGCACTTGTCTAAATGATATATCCTTAGCCCAGCCTCACCCCCTCAAAGTTAACGACCAGTTGCGAATTGATCAGATCCGCTTAGATATCCTACCACCAGATACCAAGAAAAATGGCGGGCGCAAAATTGGGACTCTGGTGGAAGGAACTAATTTAATTGGTCGGGTTCAGGATCTGAAACAACAATGGATTCAAAGTAACACCCAATTTGATGAGGACATTAATAATTATCGTCGCTCTGTAGCCCGCCTACAAGACCTAGTAGAAATTGCTAAATGTTTGAATAGTGCTGAGTCTATTGATGCCATTTTCTCACAAACTCAGTCCGTGATTTTTCATGATATCCCCATTATTGAACGCTTGGCTTTACTGGTTGACCTCAATGGCGACGGACAACTAGAACTCGTCAAAGTTGCCTCCAAAAAATCCAGTCACAGCCTAGATATCTATAATGATGGAAGTTGGATTAGTCGCAGTATTTGTAAGCGAGTTTTTCGTGACAAAATCGCCATTAAAACCGCTGATGCCCAACAGGATACACGCTTTGAAAGTGAACCCAGTATCCTGGTTAAAGATATCAGATCTTGCATTGCAGTTCCCCTGTGGGATGAGGATAATGTGGTGGGTGTTTTATATGGAGATGCTCATTTTTCCTTTGAATACTGGACTCGTGGCGGTGATGAAGATTTGAGCTTTTTCTCAGCTTTGGGAAATTTAGTGGCTGCTAGTATTCAACGTTGGTTACTTACTCAAAAATTGCAGCAGGAAGGCACTATCCGTCAACGTCTTGAACGCTACCACACCCCGGCGGTCGTACAGCATTTAATCAATGTGGGCGCTTTAGACAATGGACGTTTGCCTTCCACAGATGCTGAAATTAGTATCTTATTTGCTGATATTGTCGGTTTTACAGCCCTTTCGGAACGCTTACCTGCTAATGAATTAGCTACATTACTTAATGCTTTTTTTGAGGAAATGTTGCAGGAAGTTTTTGCCCTGGGAGGAACTTTAGATAAGTTTATTGGTGATTGTATTATGGCGTTTTTTGGCGCGCCCGAACCCCAAGCAGACCACGCAGAACGCGCTGTTAATGCCTCTTTGGGAATGTTAGAACGCCTGGAACAACTCAACGCTAAAGGCAAGTTATCCGAACCACTACAACTGCGAATTGCTATTAATAGCGGTAGGGCAGTAGTTGGGGATGTCGGTAGCTCCCAACGAGTAGATTATACCGTATTGGGGGGAACAATTAATTTGGCGGCGAGAATGGAGCCGATTTGTCCCCCAGGAAAGTGTGTCATTAGTCAGGCGACTTATCAAATGTTGCGATCGCCTGAGCAATTTGCTCTAATGGGAGACTACACCTTTAAAGGCATTGATCATCCCGTCACCATTTATCAAAATGTGGAAGTTGGAAAACCTGGATCACCCTAG
- a CDS encoding NAD(+) kinase has protein sequence MQIKQVIIAHKSRDRLSQRWAQQYAKQFEQRGCQVLMGPSGAKDNPYPVFLASSSSPIDLAVVLGGDGTALAAARHLAEVGIPILAANVGGHLGFLTESFEDIEDTETVIDRLFEDRYAIGQRMMLQAAVFEGSRHNLEPLSDRFLALNEMCVKPASAYRMPTSILEMEVDGEVIDQYQGDGLIVGTPTGSTCYNASAGGPIVHPGMDAITVSPICPLSFSSRPVVIPSGSVVSIWPLADLEHDTKLWTDGVLATSIWPGQRVDVRKADCQAQFIILREDYSFYQTLREKLQWAGARVRHINNHRN, from the coding sequence GTGCAGATTAAACAAGTCATCATTGCTCATAAATCTAGGGATAGGCTGAGTCAGCGTTGGGCGCAACAGTACGCCAAACAATTTGAACAGCGGGGATGTCAGGTTCTGATGGGACCGAGTGGGGCGAAAGATAACCCCTATCCGGTGTTTCTAGCTTCTAGTAGTAGTCCTATTGATTTGGCGGTGGTATTAGGGGGGGATGGAACAGCTTTAGCGGCGGCGCGACATTTAGCGGAAGTAGGTATCCCCATTTTAGCGGCGAATGTGGGGGGGCATTTAGGATTTTTAACAGAGTCCTTTGAGGATATAGAGGATACGGAAACGGTTATAGATCGTTTATTTGAGGATCGCTACGCTATCGGACAGCGGATGATGTTACAGGCGGCGGTTTTTGAAGGTTCCCGCCATAACCTGGAACCGTTAAGCGATCGCTTTTTAGCCCTTAATGAGATGTGCGTAAAGCCTGCTTCTGCGTATCGAATGCCTACTTCTATCTTAGAAATGGAAGTTGACGGGGAAGTAATTGATCAATATCAAGGGGATGGCTTAATTGTGGGAACCCCCACGGGATCTACCTGCTATAATGCGTCTGCAGGCGGTCCGATTGTGCATCCGGGGATGGATGCGATCACTGTTAGTCCCATTTGTCCCCTCAGCTTTTCCAGTCGTCCTGTGGTAATTCCTTCGGGGTCAGTGGTCAGTATTTGGCCCCTAGCTGACCTCGAACATGATACTAAATTATGGACTGATGGGGTATTGGCCACATCGATTTGGCCGGGACAGCGGGTTGATGTGAGGAAAGCAGACTGTCAGGCTCAATTTATCATTCTGCGGGAGGACTATTCGTTTTATCAAACCCTGCGGGAAAAATTGCAATGGGCGGGGGCGAGAGTTAGACATATTAATAATCACCGGAATTAA
- a CDS encoding ComF family protein: protein MTNSILQSVLNLFLKPECPICARPTDQEFCRYCEQQLLECQFTHGGMFPGEVPIFVWGRYGGVLKQAIAALKYDGNPQIAKMLGYCLAEGWLDTVKRVPQNLVVVPIPLHPAKLKQRGFNQAELLGRGFCEITGLSMKPHGLQRLKNTEALHGLSRPERYQNLQGALRVGKDPLPPRSSVLIIDDIYTTGATVNAAIQAFKLRKIKVAGVVALATTASPKSSPRSLSSMG from the coding sequence ATGACTAATTCTATTCTTCAATCTGTCCTTAATCTCTTTTTAAAGCCAGAATGTCCCATCTGTGCCAGACCTACGGATCAGGAGTTCTGCCGCTATTGCGAACAACAATTGTTAGAATGTCAATTTACCCACGGAGGAATGTTCCCCGGCGAGGTGCCGATTTTTGTTTGGGGTCGTTATGGGGGAGTCCTTAAACAAGCGATCGCGGCTTTAAAATATGATGGGAACCCACAGATCGCCAAAATGTTAGGCTATTGTCTAGCCGAGGGCTGGCTCGATACTGTGAAGCGCGTTCCCCAGAATTTAGTTGTAGTTCCTATTCCCCTACACCCCGCTAAACTCAAACAACGGGGTTTTAATCAGGCCGAATTATTGGGGCGCGGCTTCTGTGAAATCACCGGTTTATCTATGAAACCCCATGGTTTACAAAGGCTCAAAAATACCGAAGCCCTGCACGGCTTGTCCCGCCCAGAACGATATCAGAATTTGCAGGGGGCTTTACGAGTCGGAAAAGACCCCCTTCCCCCTCGCAGTTCTGTGTTGATTATTGATGATATTTATACCACTGGGGCTACGGTTAATGCTGCTATTCAAGCCTTCAAGTTGAGAAAAATTAAAGTAGCTGGAGTGGTCGCATTAGCTACCACAGCTTCCCCTAAATCTTCCCCTCGTTCACTATCATCTATGGGCTAG
- a CDS encoding TIGR04376 family protein: MGLFEDFSRFLETRLEEFLRDHPDLELQAIEEQLRQQEEDTFRLIADLQREEKKCTEEILAIAQDIQKWHKWVAKAQAANRPDLAEAAQEREAALLRQGNQRWGQMQGVKNRIEKSKELYRQIQQRRKEVKIKQQELAANRAKATQTKSWETQGWNQGNDYTRFQATPDPLEQQFRQWEMDEELEQLKRNMRQ, translated from the coding sequence ATGGGCTTATTTGAAGATTTCAGCCGCTTTCTGGAAACCCGCCTAGAGGAATTTTTGCGAGATCATCCTGATTTGGAATTGCAAGCCATTGAGGAACAATTGCGTCAACAGGAAGAGGACACCTTCCGATTAATTGCTGACCTCCAGCGTGAGGAAAAGAAATGCACTGAAGAAATTTTGGCGATCGCACAAGATATCCAAAAATGGCATAAATGGGTCGCTAAAGCACAAGCCGCCAACCGCCCTGACCTCGCTGAAGCCGCCCAAGAAAGAGAAGCCGCCCTATTGCGACAGGGAAATCAGCGCTGGGGACAAATGCAGGGCGTTAAAAACCGCATCGAAAAGTCTAAGGAACTCTATCGCCAGATTCAACAGCGACGCAAAGAGGTTAAAATTAAACAGCAGGAATTAGCTGCTAACCGCGCTAAAGCTACCCAAACTAAATCTTGGGAAACACAGGGATGGAACCAAGGAAATGATTACACTCGCTTTCAAGCTACCCCTGACCCCCTCGAACAGCAGTTTCGTCAGTGGGAAATGGATGAGGAACTCGAACAACTCAAGCGCAATATGCGTCAATAA
- the ald gene encoding alanine dehydrogenase, translated as MQIGVPKEVKDQEFRVGLSPSSVRVCCEKGHQVFVETEAGVGAGFSDQDYLEAGAEVVSSPTEAWNRELVVKVKEPLPSEYPFIQKGQLLFTYLHLAATRELTEHLINSGVNAIAYESVELSDRRLPLLTPMSIIAGRLSVQFGARYLERQQGGRGVLLGGFPGVKSGHVVILGGGIVGTEAARIAVGMGAMVTIIDINVDRLSYLETLFGSRVELLYSNSAHIEATVPQADLLIGAVLVPGFRTPILVSRELVAKMRPGSVLVDVAVDQGGCIETLRPTSHSQPTYIEYGVVHYGVPNMPGAVPSTATQALNNSTLPYVLKLGDRGLRALAEDAALAKGLNVENHQLVHPAVREVFPDLA; from the coding sequence ATGCAAATTGGTGTCCCCAAAGAAGTTAAAGATCAGGAATTTCGGGTGGGATTAAGCCCCAGTAGTGTCCGAGTCTGTTGTGAAAAAGGCCATCAGGTTTTTGTAGAAACAGAAGCCGGGGTGGGGGCGGGATTTTCTGACCAGGACTATCTCGAAGCAGGCGCTGAGGTGGTTTCCTCACCCACAGAAGCCTGGAATCGTGAATTGGTGGTCAAGGTCAAAGAACCCCTACCCTCAGAATATCCCTTTATTCAGAAGGGACAACTTCTATTCACTTATTTACATCTGGCGGCGACTAGGGAATTGACGGAACACCTTATTAATAGTGGGGTGAATGCGATCGCCTACGAATCAGTAGAATTATCAGACCGACGCTTACCACTACTCACTCCCATGAGTATCATTGCGGGTCGCCTTTCCGTACAGTTTGGAGCCAGATATCTGGAACGCCAACAAGGGGGGCGCGGCGTTCTCCTGGGTGGTTTCCCCGGTGTCAAATCCGGTCACGTCGTGATTTTGGGTGGTGGTATCGTCGGCACCGAAGCCGCCCGCATTGCCGTGGGTATGGGCGCTATGGTCACAATTATTGATATTAATGTCGATCGCCTCTCCTATTTGGAAACTTTGTTTGGTTCCCGGGTAGAATTGCTTTACAGTAATTCAGCCCACATTGAGGCTACTGTTCCCCAGGCTGATTTACTCATTGGTGCGGTCTTGGTTCCAGGTTTTCGGACCCCGATTTTAGTTTCCCGTGAATTGGTCGCTAAAATGCGCCCCGGTTCTGTATTAGTTGACGTGGCGGTTGACCAAGGCGGTTGTATTGAAACTCTCCGACCTACTTCTCACAGTCAACCCACTTATATTGAGTATGGCGTGGTTCATTATGGCGTTCCCAATATGCCGGGGGCTGTACCCAGTACCGCTACCCAAGCCTTAAATAATAGCACCTTGCCTTATGTTCTCAAATTAGGCGATCGAGGACTTCGCGCTTTAGCTGAAGATGCCGCTTTAGCTAAGGGGTTAAATGTCGAAAATCACCAACTTGTTCATCCTGCTGTTAGGGAAGTTTTCCCGGATTTGGCTTAG